TTTTGCCGTTGCCGCCGTTGCTGCCGTTGCCGCCGCTTCCGGCTGTGGGCTTGAAAGCGGGAATTGTTTCTGTTTGGGAACGGTCGTAAATATGTACCGGGGTGCCGATAGGTACTTGGGGAAAGAGTTCTTCAACATGGTAGTTATGCATGCGGATGCAGCCCAGCGATACGGCCTGCCCGATGGATGAAGGGTTATTGTTGCCGTGAATGCCGTAATTGCCGCCGGGGATAGTCAATCCCATCCAGCGGGTGCCCAGTACGCCGCCGGGGTTGACCATTTTATTCTTAATTTTGTAGTTGCCCGGAGGGGTGGGCGTGGACGGTTTACCCACGGCTATGGGGTATTCTTTTATAAGGTGTTCTCCGTTATAATAATGCAGTTTGCGGGTGACCGTATTGATGGATAAGCGGCCACCGGCCTCAGTCCTGGCAGGTGCCAAATAACCACGCTCCTTTCACCTTAAATGTATGTAGCGGATTGGACAAAAATGTCTTATAACGGATACTTGTCCTTCCGGCATTTTTTGGATATACTTAAAACCGTTAACTGTGTGCAAAGGATTTGGTGAATAATAAAAATGATGGTAAATGCTTATGCTAAGATTAACCTGGTTTTGGATGTGCTGGGCACACGTACGGACGGGTATCATGAGCTGGTCACTATTATGCAGACCCTGGAGCTGCATGACAGGCTGGAATTCAGTAAAGCCGGTGCAATAAAACTTGTCGTAGAGGGGGCCGATTTGTCCGCCGGTTCCGATAACCTGGCTTTTCGCGCGGCCGATTTGCTGCGCCGCCGGTCGGGTTACGCCGGTGGCGCCAATATTAAGCTGGTGAAGCGTATCCCTCTGGCGGCCGGGCTGGCCGGGGGGTCGGCGGATGCGGCTGCTGTTTTGCGCGGTTTAAATAAACTTTGGGGTTTGGGTATGGAAATGGAAGAGCTGGCGGATTTGGGCGCCGCCATTGGCTCGGATGTGCCCTTCTGTCTGCAGGGCGGCACTGCTTTGGTGCGGGGGCGTGGTGAAAGAGTCGATCCCCTGCCCGGTTTACCGCCCTTGGGTGCTGTGCTGGCCAAGCCGCCTTTCGGGGTGAGCACGGCCCGGGTTTATCACCGGTACGATGATATTGTTAAGCCGCTGCACCCGGATGGTCAGGGTATGCTGCGAGCTGTGCGCGGGAGTGATGTGGGACGTGTGGCTGCCTGCCTGGGTAACGCTTTGGAACAGGTAACGGTTTCCATGTACCCGCAAATAGGAGAAATTAAAGAAATTGTAGCCGCGGCCGGTGCTCTGGGGGTTTTGATGAGCGGCAGCGGACCCACAGTGTTCGGTTTGTTTGATGATGAATTTGCGGCGCGGCGAGCGGCGGATGGGATAAAAAGCGGCGGCTTCAGGGTGTGGGCCACCAGGTTCTGCGATCCCCGGGTCGATCACTGAAGCCTTGCGGGTTTAATTGAAATAATGATAAAATATATAAAACAAGTATTCTGAAGGAGGCGGGGGAATTTTGAGCGAGCCGAGATTAATACCTATTAAGCTGGATAATTATAAGCCCCTGCGGGAAATAGTATTCGAGACTTTGCGGGAAGCAATTATCCAGGGTCGGCTTGAACCGGGGGAGCGGCTGATGGAGATCCAGCTGGCCGAGGAAATGGGGGTCAGTCGCACCCCGGTGCGGGAGGCCATCAGGAAATTGGAGCTGGAGGGCTTTGTGGCCATGGTCCCGCGCAAAGGGGCTTATGTGGCGGGCATTTCTGTAAAAGATATCGTGGATGTCTTTGAAGTGCGGACTGCGCTGGAAGCACTGGCTGCGGGTTTGGCTGCGGAAAGAGCTACTGCCGAGGAGATTGAGGAAATGGAGCGGGCTTCGCTGCATATCCACGAGGCCGGCGATGGTCAGATAGACAGCATAGTGGAACGGGACACAAATTTTCATAATTTAATATATAAATCCAGCCGCAACCAGCGGCTGATACAAATTATCACCCTTTTAAAGGAGCAAATACAGCGTTTCCGCACCGCGTCACTGTCCCAACCGGGCCGTTTAAAGCACGCTGTTGATGAGCATAAGGCTATTATAGAGGCTATTAGTGACCGCAACGTGGAACTGGCTTATAATCTGGCACGTGAACATATTGAAACTGCTGAACAGACTTTCCTTAATGCCATGGGGGAGGCAAAAAAAGGTGATTGACGCTCTGGTTTTGGCCGGCAGCCCTAATAACGGTGCTTTGAAGGAGTGCAGCGCCGCCAGGTATGAAGCAATGATTGACATCAAGGGTAAATTAATGGTGGAATATGTGGTCGATGCGCTTAAGAAATGTGAACGCATTGGGCGGATAGCCATTGTAGGTCCCCAAAATGAGCTGGCAGCGCACTTTCAAAGCGGCGGTCGGGAAGTGCTGGTGAATCACGGTGGTAATCTCACCGAAAATGTACTGCGGGGCCTGCGCGAGCTTCCCGGCACCCAAAAAGTTTTGCTGGTTACCTCGGATATTCCGCTGATTACTCAGCGGGCTATTGAAAACTTTATTGATCTCTGCGGTGATGGGCAGGCCGACTTGTATTATCCCGTGGTGCCGCGTGAAGTGGTGGAAAAACAGTATTCCGCCACTAAGCGTACCTATGTACAGTTAAAAGAGGGTGTTTACACCGGCGGCAATATTTTTTTATTTAACCCCGGCATTGTGGAAGAATGTATGCCCCGGGGACAAAAGCTGGTGGATGCTCGTAAAAGCCCTTTAAAACTATGCCGTTTAGTGGGGCTGATATTCTTAATTAAGTTTTTAACGAAAAATATTTCTTTGCAGGAAGCGCAAAAAAAAGTATCGCGATTGCTGGGTATTAAGGGGCAAGTAGTGATTAGTCCCTATCCCGAAGTAGGAGTGGATGTGGATAAACCCAGCGACTTGGAATTAGTGAATAAACAATTAGAGTTGGCGTGATTTAAAGCCCGGTGTGTTAAACAAAACACCGGGCTTTAAAAATTTGGCCTTTTTATGTACAAAGAGTAATGCTGAATTCTATTTTTTCTCATCCTTCGGTAAATCACCGAACAAGGTACTTGTATAATTCCGCCTGCCGTATGTGATTCCAGACACGAAGACAAATCCATCTTTACACCTGTAAAATATTAGGCAGTTGGCGCAGACAAAAAAACGATAGTCTGTCTGGATATCCACGACGGAAGATAGCGGTGCGCCAATCTCGGGAAGATCAGGGCGATGAAAAGGGTTGAAGCTGAACGCAGAATAGCCGCCAACGCGAATAGAGAGAAAACGGCGGTTGACTACATAGGTAAAGTAAAATTTCTTGGGTTTGCATTCCAGCGCTGCAAGGGCAAAGCGAGAGTCGGAATTCATCCGAAATCCGTTGCCAAGATGAGAAATAAAGTGAAAGAATTCGTCTCAGGAGCAACGGGATGGGCAATGGAACTAAATGAGCGCGTTTTTCTTGTGGGCGTTATTGGGTTGATAGTATTTTAATGGTCCTATGAACAAAATTTTTATAAAAATTTCTAATGTGTATGGATGCTTGCAGGGATTTTTATCTATTTGTAGAAGGATTTATGATAAAACTTGGCATAAATGGTTAAACTGGAAGGTGGTGAATGCATGAATGTTACCGATGTGCGGGTGCGCAAAGTGTTGACCGAGGGGAAAATGAAAGCAATTGTTTCGGTAACCTTGGATGATATGTTTGTCATCCATGACGTTAAAGTGGTGGAAGGTCAAAACGGGCTGTTTGTGGCGATGCCCAGTCGTAAAACCCCTGGCGGTGAATTTAGGGATATAGCCCACCCTATCAATACTTTTGCACGGGAAATAATTCAGGACGCGGTGCTCAAAGCTTACAGTGAAGCTATATAATTATAAAAGGCTTTACATGATAATAAAAGAGAGCTTAGGCTCTCTTTTTTAGTTGATGGTCTTGGGGGATCGGACGACTGTACCGGGTCAAAAATTTGTTATTGTGAAAGGGAATAGCATTTTTTTGTTGAATTAAAACAGCGTGTGCCATAATATAATGTATGCGATAATATAACCGGTAGGAGGTTTTTGGTCACATGCGCTTAGCGGCAGTGGTACTGGCAGCAGGTAAGGGAACCAGGATGAAGTCGGGCTTACCCAAGGTTCTGCACCGGGTTTGCGGGCGGCCCATGGTGGAGCATGTGCTGCTGGCGGTGCGAAAAATAGGTGTTCAGAAAACTGTTTTGGTGGTGGGCCATCAAGGCGATCTGGTAGCGGAGTTGGTTGGTGATAAGGCGGAAACGGCTTATCAGGCGGAACAATTAGGCACGGCTCACGCGCTGCTGCAGTGCCGCGACGCTCTAAAAAACTTTAACGGCGATATAATGGTGGTTTGTGGGGACACACCTCTGCTGCGACACCAAACCTTGTCCCAATTGCACACCGAGCACAGCCGCAGCGGATCGGCTGCTACCGTGCTGACAGCGGTTTTGAACGATCCCGCCGGGTATGGCCGGGTTATTCGCAACACTGCCGGCGGTATTATGAAAATAGTAGAGCAAAAGGATGCCGCTCCTGCTGAATTGGCGGTGTCGGAGATCAATACCGGTGTCTATTGCTTTAAAGCGGAGGGGTTGTTTGAAGCGCTGTCGGAGATTCGTTCGGATAATGCTCAGGGCGAATACTACCTCACCGATATAATTGAATACTATATCGCTCGGGGTGAGTCCGTGGGCGCTGTGATCGCCGGTGACGCTGCTGAAGTTATGGGCATTAATGACCGGTGCCAGCTGGCCGTGGCGGAAAAGGTGCTGCGCCGGCGTATTTTGGACAGGCTGATGATGTCGGGGGTTGCCGTTATGGACCCCGCGTCAACGTTTATAGATGATACTGTACATATTGGGGCGGATTCTATCATCTACCCGTTCACCTTCATAGAAGGAAAATCGAAAATTGGCGAGAATTGTACTATAGGACCATCATCCCGGTTGTTCAATGCAACATTGGGTTGTCGGGTTAACGTGCAGAACTCGGTGATTGTTGAGAGTCGGGTGGCGGATGGGTGTAATATCGGCCCCTTTGCTTATATTCGCCCCGGATGCGTACTGGAAAAGGACGCCAAGGTGGGTGACTTTGTGGAGCTTAAAAATTCCCGTTTGGGTGAAGGAAGTAAGGTGCCGCATCTTAGTTATGTTGGCGACGCCGAGGTGGGGCGAGGATCAAATATAGGCGCCGGTACTATTACCTGCAATTACGACGGTGAAAATAAATGGCGCACTAAAATTGGTGAACATGCTTTTATCGGCAGCAATACCAACCTGGTGGCCCCGGTGGTGGTTGGTGACGGGTCTATAACCGGAGCGGGTTCCACTATCACTAAGGACGTGCCGCCCGGCGCGTTGGGTGTAGCTCGGGATAAGCAAAGAAACATTGAAGGCTGGGCTAAGAGAAAAAAAATATCTGTAAAGATTGACTAATAATTTTTGGAGGTACGCGCACATGTCATCCCGACAACGGCTAAAAATATTTACCGGGAATGCCAACGCCGCTCTGGCAGAAGAGATCGCCCACTATCTTGGTGTTTCCGTGGGAGCTGCCAAGGTAACCCATTTTAGTGACGGGGAAATACAGGTCAAAATAAATGAAAGTGTGCGGGGGTCGGATGTTTTTATTATTCAGCCCACCTGCGAGCCGGTAAACGAGCATTTGATGGAGTTGCTTGTCATGGTGGATGCCGTGCGCCGGGCATCGGCCCGAAGAATTACTGCGGTAATCCCTTACTACGGGTATGCCCGACAGGATCGCAAGGCGCGGGGCCGCGATCCTATTACCGCCAAACTGGTAGCTAATTTGATCACGATCAGTGGTGCCCGCCGGGTTATTACCATGGATTTGCATGCCGGACAGATTCCGGGTTTTTTTGATATACCGGTGGATCATTTACCCGGTGTGCCGCTTTTGGCTCAGTACTTTATGCAGCAGAAGGTGGACAATGTGATAGTAGTGAGCCCCGATTTGGGCGGTGTGCAGCGGGCCAGGGATTTGGCCGAAAGAATCGGCGCTCCCATCGCCATTATCGATAAAAGACGTCCGGAACCCAATGTAGCTCAAATAATGAGTATTATCGGTGATATTCACGGTAAAAATGTGATTATGGTTGATGATATCATAGACACGGCCGGTACTATCACCCAGGGAGCCGCGGCCCTCAAAAAATGGGGAGCGGAGGACATTTATGTTTGCTGCACTCACCCCGTGCTCAGCGGTCCCGCGGTGAAGCGGCTGGTCGGCGCGCCTATACGGGAAGTGCTGGTTACCAATACCATCCCTCTGCCGGAAAGTAAAATGATAGATAAGATAAAAATACTGTCCGTGGCGCCGCTTTTGGGAGAAGCTATTATCCGTATTCATGAAGATTTATCGGTAAGTAAACTTTTTGACTGAAAAAAAGCCCCGCTAAGAGGGGGCCTTCTATCTGCTTTTTTTGTGTAAGTTTCGGGTGTTGTGGCTTGGTTTTTGCAAAATTATTCTTTATTGGCTCGATTATCTGGTGTGGTTGGTTCTTGAGGTTCATCTTTTGTCGCGGGCTTTGCCGGCTTATCCTTACTTGTAGGCTGGGTGACCGGTTTATCAAGCGGGGGGTCGTTCATTTCATTTTCTTTTTTGTTGCGTTTGATCTTGGTGATGGAACTATTTATGTTAGAGCCCAGTTCTCTGGTCTTCTGTAAAGTTGACTCCCAAATATGACTGGTGGAATCCTTTACGCCGCGTAATTTTTCCTGTAAACCCCCGTCCAGTTTAAACGCTTCATCTAAAGCCTGGTCCCGGCAGACTATCATATCCTTGCCAATGGTAAGGATATGATTAATATCTAAAAAGGCTTTGCCGCTATACAAGCCGTTTATAAAACTGCCGCTGAATTCCATACCGATCATTTCGCCCGAAGCTTGATTTACGTAATAATCGTCCGCTTCACCCAGCAATGTACCGCTTTCGGTTACGACACGGGCCCCGCTTATTTTTACTTTGTTTTTGGTCAGGCTGATAATTTCCGGCAGGTTGCCGCCTTTTTGTATCATGGCGCCTTGTCTGATCGTTACGGCGTCTTCGCCAACACTGTGTACATTGCTGTAAGGAATAAATTTTTGATCGTTAAACCAACCCTTTTGTTCTATAATCAGGGCGGCCACCCTTTTTAACCCGGGGTCAACTACCAGGCCTTTAATAATGCCGATCTGTTGACCTTCTTCCAAGCTTATTACCGGCATGGAAATAAATTGTTTACTCTTGCGCATTATTAACACACCCCCTGTGCGCCTAATTATTCTACTAAATGTTATGTAGATGGCGGGCATGATATAACTATTAAAAGGGAATATTATCCTTGAGGAGGTTTAAAAAATGGCGAATCTAAATTTACAGGTTAGTTACAGGCAGCAAAAGGGAAAGAGCTATCGTAAACAATTAGCCCGCCGGGAAATGATACCGGGTGTGGTCTACGGTAAGGCGGTGGGCAGTATTCCAATCGAGGTGGAGCTAAAACCGCTGAAAAAGATTTTATCGGCGGGCGCCAATTCGCTTATCGACTTATCTGTCAAAGGACCGGAGACGGAAGAAAGACACTGCAAAGTATTAATTAAAAGTATGCAGTATGGTGCTGTAAAGCATAATCTGCTCAGCGTGGACCTGCATCAAATTTCCCTGGAAAGCACTATTCAGACGGCCGTGCCGATTAATTTCAGCGGTGCGGTAAACGATGGCCTTGTGCAATACGCTCTGCGGGAAATACAGGTATCCTGTCTGCCTACTGATATTCCCCGGGAAGTTAATGTAAATATAGACGGCCTGACTATAGGTGATACCATTGCTGTCAGGGACGTTGCGATTCCGAATAACGTAGATTTGGTTGACGACCCTGGTACTACGGTGGTAACCGTAGTGGCGCAGCGTGCCGACGAAGCGCCTGCTGTTGAGGCGGCGCCGGGTGAAGATGAGCCCGGTGCTGCCGCTGATGGAACACCTGCTTAAAAGTTATGAACAAATTCCCCTTGTCGTGCATATTCTGGGATATGCATTGTATAAGGAGGCGATATTAATGGTTGACGCTGCTGGGGCCGGATATCCTCCCGGAGGGTATCCCGGCGGTGGTATGGGGGGATCGTGCGGTCCCGGATACGGAATGACTTTCTCTGACCGGCTACAGAGCTCGGTGGGTAAAAATGTTACCGTTTATGTGGGTGAAGGGTCCTCCCCGGTCACCGGGACGCTGCATGGTGTTGGTTCTAATTACGTTGAAGTGCGTCGGACGAACAATAATGCCGGAGAGACTATGTTAATACTTATGCAGGCCATAACAGCTATTTCCGTGCCAACGTAGATATTTTAAAATTCAGTGCTTGGCTACCCTCTTTCTTTGGGAAGAGGGTAAATTATTTTTAAGATTGAATAGGGGTTATAGTATAAAATAATAGCGTGGTATTAATGTCCGTGGAGATGCAACTTCCCCCCGAAGCTTAGAACTGCGAATGCATGACCTGGTTGGCATTGTACTGCCACTCACAGAAATAAAAGACTTACGCCAAGTTAATCGGGTTAAAAATATAGTCTCGGTAAATTAGAAAGCGGAGGTAATGTGTTTTGAAACTGGTAGTGGGATTAGGCAACCCGGGGCCTAAATATGCGTTAACAAGACATAATATCGGTTTTAGAGCGGTGGACCGGCTGGCGGGCTGGCTGGACGCGGCGGCAGATCGTTCTTTTTTACGCTCCCTGGTGGGACAAGGATTATATGCAGGCGAAAAAATTATATTGGTTAAGCCTCAGACATATATGAATCTAAGCGGGGAAGCGGTAGTTCCGTTGCTTAACTGGTATAAATTGCCTCCCGCCGAT
This genomic interval from Desulfoscipio sp. XC116 contains the following:
- a CDS encoding 50S ribosomal protein L25, giving the protein MANLNLQVSYRQQKGKSYRKQLARREMIPGVVYGKAVGSIPIEVELKPLKKILSAGANSLIDLSVKGPETEERHCKVLIKSMQYGAVKHNLLSVDLHQISLESTIQTAVPINFSGAVNDGLVQYALREIQVSCLPTDIPREVNVNIDGLTIGDTIAVRDVAIPNNVDLVDDPGTTVVTVVAQRADEAPAVEAAPGEDEPGAAADGTPA
- a CDS encoding GntR family transcriptional regulator, which produces MSEPRLIPIKLDNYKPLREIVFETLREAIIQGRLEPGERLMEIQLAEEMGVSRTPVREAIRKLELEGFVAMVPRKGAYVAGISVKDIVDVFEVRTALEALAAGLAAERATAEEIEEMERASLHIHEAGDGQIDSIVERDTNFHNLIYKSSRNQRLIQIITLLKEQIQRFRTASLSQPGRLKHAVDEHKAIIEAISDRNVELAYNLAREHIETAEQTFLNAMGEAKKGD
- the glmU gene encoding bifunctional UDP-N-acetylglucosamine diphosphorylase/glucosamine-1-phosphate N-acetyltransferase GlmU; this translates as MRLAAVVLAAGKGTRMKSGLPKVLHRVCGRPMVEHVLLAVRKIGVQKTVLVVGHQGDLVAELVGDKAETAYQAEQLGTAHALLQCRDALKNFNGDIMVVCGDTPLLRHQTLSQLHTEHSRSGSAATVLTAVLNDPAGYGRVIRNTAGGIMKIVEQKDAAPAELAVSEINTGVYCFKAEGLFEALSEIRSDNAQGEYYLTDIIEYYIARGESVGAVIAGDAAEVMGINDRCQLAVAEKVLRRRILDRLMMSGVAVMDPASTFIDDTVHIGADSIIYPFTFIEGKSKIGENCTIGPSSRLFNATLGCRVNVQNSVIVESRVADGCNIGPFAYIRPGCVLEKDAKVGDFVELKNSRLGEGSKVPHLSYVGDAEVGRGSNIGAGTITCNYDGENKWRTKIGEHAFIGSNTNLVAPVVVGDGSITGAGSTITKDVPPGALGVARDKQRNIEGWAKRKKISVKID
- the ispE gene encoding 4-(cytidine 5'-diphospho)-2-C-methyl-D-erythritol kinase translates to MMVNAYAKINLVLDVLGTRTDGYHELVTIMQTLELHDRLEFSKAGAIKLVVEGADLSAGSDNLAFRAADLLRRRSGYAGGANIKLVKRIPLAAGLAGGSADAAAVLRGLNKLWGLGMEMEELADLGAAIGSDVPFCLQGGTALVRGRGERVDPLPGLPPLGAVLAKPPFGVSTARVYHRYDDIVKPLHPDGQGMLRAVRGSDVGRVAACLGNALEQVTVSMYPQIGEIKEIVAAAGALGVLMSGSGPTVFGLFDDEFAARRAADGIKSGGFRVWATRFCDPRVDH
- a CDS encoding nucleotidyltransferase family protein, with protein sequence MIDALVLAGSPNNGALKECSAARYEAMIDIKGKLMVEYVVDALKKCERIGRIAIVGPQNELAAHFQSGGREVLVNHGGNLTENVLRGLRELPGTQKVLLVTSDIPLITQRAIENFIDLCGDGQADLYYPVVPREVVEKQYSATKRTYVQLKEGVYTGGNIFLFNPGIVEECMPRGQKLVDARKSPLKLCRLVGLIFLIKFLTKNISLQEAQKKVSRLLGIKGQVVISPYPEVGVDVDKPSDLELVNKQLELA
- the spoVG gene encoding septation regulator SpoVG — encoded protein: MNVTDVRVRKVLTEGKMKAIVSVTLDDMFVIHDVKVVEGQNGLFVAMPSRKTPGGEFRDIAHPINTFAREIIQDAVLKAYSEAI
- a CDS encoding ribose-phosphate pyrophosphokinase is translated as MSSRQRLKIFTGNANAALAEEIAHYLGVSVGAAKVTHFSDGEIQVKINESVRGSDVFIIQPTCEPVNEHLMELLVMVDAVRRASARRITAVIPYYGYARQDRKARGRDPITAKLVANLITISGARRVITMDLHAGQIPGFFDIPVDHLPGVPLLAQYFMQQKVDNVIVVSPDLGGVQRARDLAERIGAPIAIIDKRRPEPNVAQIMSIIGDIHGKNVIMVDDIIDTAGTITQGAAALKKWGAEDIYVCCTHPVLSGPAVKRLVGAPIREVLVTNTIPLPESKMIDKIKILSVAPLLGEAIIRIHEDLSVSKLFD
- a CDS encoding PRC-barrel domain-containing protein → MRKSKQFISMPVISLEEGQQIGIIKGLVVDPGLKRVAALIIEQKGWFNDQKFIPYSNVHSVGEDAVTIRQGAMIQKGGNLPEIISLTKNKVKISGARVVTESGTLLGEADDYYVNQASGEMIGMEFSGSFINGLYSGKAFLDINHILTIGKDMIVCRDQALDEAFKLDGGLQEKLRGVKDSTSHIWESTLQKTRELGSNINSSITKIKRNKKENEMNDPPLDKPVTQPTSKDKPAKPATKDEPQEPTTPDNRANKE
- a CDS encoding L,D-transpeptidase family protein — its product is MAPARTEAGGRLSINTVTRKLHYYNGEHLIKEYPIAVGKPSTPTPPGNYKIKNKMVNPGGVLGTRWMGLTIPGGNYGIHGNNNPSSIGQAVSLGCIRMHNYHVEELFPQVPIGTPVHIYDRSQTETIPAFKPTAGSGGNGSNGGNGKTYTVRPGDTLWKIAQSFNTNLETLIAINNLIAPDRLVIGQTIFIP